The genomic segment TATGACCGTTTTCTCGAGACTGCGCGGGCGCGACTGTTTTACCCGCGAAGAACATTTTGAGcttgaatgaaacttttcttttgcccaactttcttgcacttgtcaaaTTTGTTTTCGCATGAAATTTTACTCCATTTTGGGCCTAACTTACATGGTGAATTGAGTTGatttaaccactcacttggtcaCCTAATGAGCTCACTTTTGGTTAGAATTGAACCTAGTTTGTTAACGGTTTCACTAgttgccctaggattgggaaacggTGGTGAACGTAACCGAGGGACTTGATGTTTGAACACTccattgcttgacaggtgagtgttccattacCTGTTAACTgtctatgtgaaatatctaTGTACTTGATTGGTGACTGCTTCAGCCAAACATTGTTTTGTTAaaaattgaggcgagtgtgtactttatcgcactcgacctccctCGATTCCACTGAGGCTCTGTATACTGCTATTATGAGATGTGATTTCTCTATATGTGACTATGTTTGAGTTatttgggtgatatcccatcaactactgccACTGTTTGGTTACCCAACCTCATAgatgagtcggttgtatcgagccagcaagggtttggtcgagaaggccaATAAACCTTGGGGGCTATTTACTGAAAACTGGaaaccggtatactcgagtattacctactTACTGTTTGTGGAGTTTGGGCCCGGCAAGGGGGTTGACTGGTGGACAAAAATTGGAGTAAGTGATGTTCTACGGACATTGTATTCTTTAAAtgcaaacgttgacggagagtcaatggattcttgtatgatcaagctcaagtggatttggcttttagaagccacccgtatccttgaattaaACTATGATTTCATTGTTGTAGTACAAtactatgtttacttgtttgcCTTACCTTTTTATCTGGCTACATGCGTATTTGTTTATTTGGAACCtgactgagctttagctcaccccactccctttgttttccttaacagatgtGGCATGGACATAGGGGCACGAGCTTTCAAAGTTTTATCTTttgcttgaacttgtacttCGAGTTGTAACCTTTTGCTTAGTTGACTTTACTTTTGACTCTTGTAAGTTTGAATTCATAAGTTCGACTTATGTTATGTACTTGTAGTGTGAAGTGGTAAGTTTGACTTTTAGCTTGATATTCTAAGTTTGGAAAGTTGGCTTGACGATTATATGCCATTAGGGTTTGTACACTTTGATTTGAAGTTATTTCACTGGTTATCTTGAGTTGCTAGTTCTTTGATCGACCGAGTtccggtgagagttgggcaagcaatCCGCTGAtgccctagggttcgccctagggagaggtggggctgtcacaggtggtatctgagcttaggtttgaattggcctgggcGTGTTAggaattttcgacttgaggattatatttgattatttcccttaagagtacttaagttttatctacactttgtgtaggatggacggacatAGTGGCCCTAGTGATAGTCCAGTTGGCGAGCCACCCCGTGGAGTACTCCCGGTGATTAAGTACcagattcggccaagaggagtcACTGTATACTGGAGTCCGGCCAATCATTTTTGGCGTTACGAGTGCCGCCATACTTATGCCTATCCCAATACCGTAGTTTTGGCCGTGGTAGAGGAGAGGGAGGCCCTAGCAAGGGACAATGCTAGGCTTGAAGCTGAAGTGAATCAACTAAAggaaactaataaaatgcaagcCGATCGGGATTAAGGAGCTCGAGTATGATATGCTCGAAGGCCAGGAAAGGATTGATGATCTTTGCGCGCAGCTTGGGGAAGCTCAGGAGCGCATGGTTACGAGAGCTATCAAAATGAGGACTAGAGCCGAGTCGATCCTGAACATTTGTGATGACCTACTTGGAGATATGAGAGATGAGGCTTCCCACATTGGAGGCGAGGTAGGAGCTGAACCTGCCCAGGACGAGGAGTCAGCTAGTCCTGTAGCGGATTAGGTCTTCACTTCTAGGTTaggattgtggatgattttgacCATTGTACATAGAAAGAATAGGGGATGTGGTGACTTGGTGGTTGTACAGTTCTCTTTTGACTGCATACACTGGCTTGTGCATGATATGATTTCATGAACTGTGCTTGTACTTTTGAGGCTCGTACTTGATACTTTTGGCCTTGTTAGCTTGTAAATGACTGCTACAAGCCTTTGAATGTAtaatactttgactttgaccttgactttgacctgACTCTATTTCAAATTGGCATTTAACTGCTTTGTGTTTTCCCTTGCTTATCATGATTTCGACTTCATGAGATCCAGTTCACCCGACTCTCCAAATTTGCTCCGGAACTGGTGGTTAATTAGCAGAAACGCAGAAGACAGTTTGTCCAGTGtttgaatgtggagattcaaAAGGACTTAGCTGCAGCTCAAATCGACACGTTCAAGGATGCTCATGAGAAAGCTCAACGAATGGAGCAGGCCCGATTCCAGGTTCGGACCTTTCAAGCCAAGAGACGTGGCGTATCTAGCAGTGCTCCCGGGCGAGGCAATCAACATGTACCACCTCCTAAGTTTGGGAGGGGTACGAGTGGAGTTAGAATTTCAGGGACACCGAGAGGAGCTCCATCCAGAGGGGCTCACGACGGGAGAGGACAATAGAAGCCTGTCTCCGAAAGAGGCCCTACACCCACTTCTCGAACAAGCTGCAGATATTGTAGcaagacaaaccacaccgaggatgcTTGTTGGCGAAAGATGAAGAAATGTCTCTGTTGCGGAAGTTTCGAGCATCAAATTACCACCTGTCCTGTTAAAAATCGTGAAGGAAATGAGGGTGCGCAACCAGAGAAGTGCAACCCTAGGCAACCAATAGCTAGTGGAAGTAGACCCAAAACCTCTGCTAGGGTTTTTGCTTTGGACCATCAGCGAGTTCCTGAATCGTCAGAagtagtggaaggtacgatccctgtattccacCGCTTAGCTAAacttttaattgatcctggggCAACCCATTCTTTTGTGAATCTTGCCGTTATGTGTGGTATTGATGTGAATCCTGTTAAATTTCCctatgacttagaggttagaacacctactggggatcaaagcCTAGTTACCAATATGGTctataaaaattgtgagatttgggtAGAAGAATGGAAGTTGGTGGTAGACCTGATAAGTCTAGACCTCAAAGGGCATGACGTGATTATAGGTATGGATTGGTTggcccgttataatgctcagttGAACTGCAAGACTAAAGTGGTGGAGTTCTCTATACCCGGATAGGCAACCTTAAGGCTGAATGTGAGGAGTAGATTAGTCTCGTCTATACTTGTTTCGGGAATCCGAGCCAGGAAATTATTGAGTAAAGTGGCGCAGGGTTACTTAGCCTTCTTAATTAATACTCCTGGAGATAAGATGAAACTGGAAGATGTGTTAGTAGTAAATGAATTTCCTGATGTCTACCCTGACGAGTTGAATTCGATACCACCAGAGAGAGAAATAGAATTTAAGATCGATTTGGTACCTGGAACCGCTCCTATTGCAGAAACACCATACCGAATAGCCCCTGCCGAACTCAAGGAACTACAACTACAATTACAGGACTTGTTAGAGTGAGGGTTTATTC from the Coffea arabica cultivar ET-39 chromosome 11e, Coffea Arabica ET-39 HiFi, whole genome shotgun sequence genome contains:
- the LOC113718195 gene encoding uncharacterized protein, translated to MKKCLCCGSFEHQITTCPVKNREGNEGAQPEKCNPRQPIASGSRPKTSARVFALDHQRVPESSEVVEGTIPVFHRLAKLLIDPGATHSFVNLAVMCGIDVNPVKFPYDLEVRTPTGDQSLVTNMVYKNCEIWVEEWKLVVDLISLDLKGHDVIIGMDWLARYNAQLNCKTKVVEFSIPG